tgagcctagttgctcttttcgagccgattcccgaacgcgccgccgcctcctatgcccccactaccgcgcgcggccttgacggccgagccgccgatctcgcccgtacgctttgtctcaggagcagctctgtataagaaatagtgccctgcacaaaattcattaaaattactttaagtaaataatttttgtttttataaacaaaaaagtattaacttttttattactaatttattttatgtagtataacaatatgtaaaaacataatatgtaaattagaattttgacaatagttttccacatcacccgtgagatactattattgatgcgtttttttttaagtggtttccccagtaggcctaattcactaaaagatgaaatataatatacagcttggcagaaaaacaaaattttatatattgtaagatatataaaaacgacaggaaaattagaagaatgccaagctatatattatatttcatcttttagtggattaggcctactgagaaaaccacttaaaaaaaagcatcaataataatacctcacgggtgatgtaaaaattaaactattgtcaaaattctaatttatatattatgattttacatattgttatactacatataaaataaattagaaataaaaaaattagtacttttttgtttataaaaacaaaaattatttacttagagtaattttgatgaattttgtggtgcagggcaccatttcttatacagagctgctcctgagacaaagcgtacgggcgagatcggcggctcggccgtcaaggccgcgcgcggtagtgggggcataggaggcggcgcgttcgggaatcggctcgaaaagagcaactaggctcaagcactgctttagtttattaaagattaatttttttacttttatgtagtgtcaatacatttttaatctaCATTACAGTCACTtaataaattgtgtaaaaacATGAAGACAGAAATGACAAaatgtaaatactcaagacaATGAATAAAAGCATAAGTTAAGGAGGTATTTTAGTATAACGGGTACTTTTTCATAGcttttttgagattttttttaagaaagtagacaaacaatattgttatcaaaacttttttctaaattatttactatttaaatttacaaaattttttttataataaaatacataaaatagcGTTACAGAGCGTCGAAGTCGAGgcttcaaaaaaaaaaggtgtaGAATGGTAGACATAATTCCGGCtctttagataatttaaaacaaaaaatttaagtaaaaatgtgaaaaatttttaaaatggcggatatttgaaaataaaacattgatttttataattttttttgtcggTTTTCGGGCTATAACTTTAGtcaaaataagtattttaatgtaattttggtCGGCACTATAGGTACACGTCTTTTGAAAATGTGTACAAAACGGCGACCCGATCGGTTCATAAGTTTTTGAGAtatcgtgtatatatatatacggatCTTGAAAACGTGATTTAAGGAAAAACgtgtttaaagttttttttaagtttttcgtACTGATtacataaagataattttacttaCGATTAATCAGCTAGTCCAGGGCTAATAGAAGGAAGGAAACCTTTCTTCTATTCATAAGTCTTGCAGAGctactctttcttttttacgaTATGTTCTTTTGTTCTTAGTTAAATCGGTTGAGCGCCGCTCTGAGTGAGTGATACGAGTTGCATTCCGCAGATTCGCGTATATCTCCTGACCAATAATCACTCCCATTACGttcataacttttaaaattgacataaattttttattaaaaataactgctAGAAACGTTGCTATTTAGACGATTTTTGTTTCAGAGTAAAGGTATTTtggagcaaaaaattaatgcattctatgtggaataaaaattgatagcaTTCTATGACCAAATATGATCATAGGATAATGATCTTACAATCCTAGTTGAATCTTAGCCGAAATAGGTCGATGAGACGTTGGATCTGAAGGATACACTGCTCTATTATGCGGCGTCCGAGCGCTGCCCTTTATTAAGTgttataactttgttaattttatgaatcgGGCAAAATCTTTTGTAGACATATTTTCTATATCATATACTTGCAAAAtatgcaaaacaaaaaattgaaatcaagggattttacattgtttttttatcagaCTACGATGATTTGTTTTTGCTACTGAATgaacaaaatactttgttttcGCGCTCTTTTTGACTTGTAACACGTTATCTAGATGTAACACAGATATCTTGTCATTTCTCGTTTGCGAACGAAGAAATTTTCCCGGcctgtttattatattatactatgtTTTTATGCTCtgactttttatattttccgttGCAGCAATTAGGACGGCGAGATTACACTTGCTTTTCACCTTTTAACTTATGTTTTTATCCATTGACttgagtatttatattttgtaatttctgttttcataatgtttttataaaatttattaaatttgaagagGACTTTGTACTAGTCGAAATGTCACATATTGGTAGAGTCATTGATTTATTTGgtatagttttttattagacaactataattttacttattaatgtctacttattaataaattacaaatacttttatattacttatgaCTTAATTCATTCACTGACctttcttttacattattatttaaaataaattaatcttttctgattaaaaaaatttttttgtgagtTGTATACAACAGtttaatatgtaacatttttttattttaacctaaaattacttattttcacaactaatttttcttgctttttaaaattaatttttttgtaagaaagAATGTTGTTTgaacaaaaatcaatatttgcacagtttataagtaattttttctatttaattaaaagattgaaaGGACTCCGCAGTTTTCGGGAAAGTATTTTTGGTCGAATTGACTGTAAATATGGTATGTGATCATTCATGATGTCCTGATCAAAAGTTCCAATGGACACGAGGTCCTAAAATCAACCACTTCTGAGCCTTATAATTTAAGTAACCTCAGATATGCCTTCAATCACTGGATGCTCTCTCGATCTTACCTTCGATAGCTGGATCAGCTCCCGATCTTATCTTCACCATGCTATACTGTGCTCGTATAAATACCTGAGGttacttaaatattatgaGGCTTCATAATCGACTTTTGACCACCGGTATCTCGGAAGTGATTGATTTTAGGACCTCGCGTCCATTGGAACTTTTGATCAGAACACCATGAACTATCACATactacactggcgcaaaaaaaaagagacaaacattttgaccgaatttttaagcaatcttcaaagtgatgcaactttgcgaaaaatcatccaaattatatgtacttttttttaattactagaACAATACAaagcgcgcgcttcgcgcgcgccttTTATTCTCTTACACTACGTTTTTAATGATATAcgcacatataattatattaaagactATAATActtaatgtgtaaaaatttaaagaaagagaaattacacatatatttctttatatacatagtttttaacttgtttattatttctctGACTACCAAGATAAACTTTTAATGCTTCCCAAGATCTAACTCGTGAAAAAGCAACATAAAGTTGCCCATGATTAAAAACATCTTTGCGAAGATCTATTCCTACTCTATCAAATGTCTGACCCTGTGACTTATTAATCGTCATAGCAAAAGCTAATTTTATCGGAAACTGTCTTCTTTTAAAAGTGAAAGGATATACATTTTCGCAATACAACGTTATACGATTTAAGAAAACGATATCTCCTACTTTATCACCTGTTaagattttgcattttaataaatgatctGCAAGTTCTATAATCATTAATCTAGTGCTGTTGCAAAGACCTTCATTGATACTAAGATTTCTAATCAACATAATGACACAATTTGGTCTTAAACGCAATTTGTAAGGAGGAAGAGATGACGGagacaaagtatttaaatattctggtAATAAATCTTTTCCAATGTCACCGTTATCATCgcaatttttagtattatctATACTTGTATAAATTCGTTCTTCAGATATATCTAATAATTCGACAACtcgtttattaatttcatctaCATCAGCATTTCTTGCAGAAAGTATCGCACATTTAgccattttattaaattctttattttgtattagatCACCATATATATCCTTTACAATATCAGCATTAATGGACGCAATACAACAATCTGGAAGTTGTATATTATCATTTGAATCATTTAATAAGCCATCTcccatatttaataaaaattttgcaaaatcagTTTCCTTTGGAAGAACTCGCATGTTTTCCGTTAAagaaaaacttacaaaatttttccaagtataactaaactttatagaaagaTTCACGATTTCACATCGAGTACCATGTATCTTAATAGGAATAAGTTGCCTAAAATCACCACCTAGTACGATAATTTTTCCTCCAAAAGGTAAGTCGTTATTCATAATGTCACGCAACGTTCGATCCATAATCTCTAAAGCATATCGGGGTGCCATTGGCGCTTCATcccaaatataaatatctgtttcttttaaatattgagcTTCTTTTGATTGTATTTTAATGCTGGATGATGAATCAGCAAATAATGGAACTGGCAATCCAAAAGTCTTATGAACCGTTTTTCCCGCAGGCAGTAACGTCGCTGCAATGCCCGTAAAAGCCATCGTACATACATGTTTATTTCGAATTTTggctaaataataaatagttgtGTATATAAACGTTTTACCTGAACCACCTGGACcatcaatataaaaacaattattgttcTGACTATTATTGTCTAatctgtttaatattaaatctattatttctttttgctttttatttaattgattatattgtCTGGTACCAATTTCCATAACTTGTTCAAGTGTCATAAAATCATCTTCGTTATTTTCTTGCAATTGTTCCATTTGTGGAAAATCAGCAAGACTTTTGCCTTCAGCACACAGCATGGCATTGATTTGCGCATATGCTTTCTTTTGTCCTTGTATCATTCCAAAATGTCGAATATAATCTTCAGACATTGCTACTTTAAAACTTTCCCAGAGTTCTTTGGGATGCAACGGTTGACAGTGTAATaatatacgtacaaataatcTACGAAGTTGTCTTGGCATCATCCATCCAACAGCTTCATTTATAGCTCGTTTCCATTCATCATCATTTTCAATCAAACCTAAAGCCAAACATGCTGCTGAAAACGATTGACAAATTTCTCCATGTACAGTTCTTAAATTCTCAAAACTCGTAGCTCCCTTTACAGTGAGTAATAATAGTCGTAAATGATATAATTCAGTTTGTGTTGGACTAACGGAATACATTCGTCCTACACAATTATAATGACTCTTGCGTTTGCTCCAACGCGATACATTTCTAccgttaattttttcttttttaaaagtataatggcATGGAATTTCTATATACAAATACTGTTTTGCTTCTTCATCACGAGAATTCAATGCAAAATAATCTATTAACATAGTAACCTGATCTAAAGCAGAAGTTATTGTATCTTCATCGGAtccattttcaattataatattttgttcattagGAAGATGGACAGGTAAACGCATTATAGTATGACTtttatcttgtaattttttttcaagaatacgCCAGCTTGCTTCTACAGGTCCAACATAACGAGCTTCTATAAAATCACGTATTTCATCATgatctataattatattttctgttaCTGGTTCAATTGTAATAGCAGCAGCATCATGtcctttataaatatatttatacagatATTTAACCGATTTGATACTTGAAACAACTTCAACATTAATatgacaattaaatataattgataaaataggGCAATATGGAACTAAATAACGATTATCAACTACATATCCACCAGGGCGTTCAAAACTGCTACCGTTATTTCGTCGACGATAATAGGGATAAGCATCTTCATCCATTCTGGTTTCTTCGCAATAGGATTTTGGGTAATGTTTCGAACATTTTCCATCTATCAAGGTCCATGAATCATGTGTCTCATAACTATGTCATGTAAAGTACGATTTTCATAAGGATCAGGAATTTCAGCAAAGATATATTTGTCAACAATCTGTGGAGttgttattttgaaattgtgtTTTAAAGTAATCAATATGTGGACATGTGGCAAACCGCGTTTTTGAAATTCAATGACATATACAAAAGCTGCTATTtcaccaaaaaatttttgttttacaattaaatcaattaaatagtcttttttaatgttaaatacacGTGCACAAATGTCAGGTCTATCTGAAGCTTGTTGACCATGCAAAAGATTTTCTTCGATTTCACGCCATTTTGGATTGCAAgtcattgtaataaaaagatcTGGTTTTCCAAATTTACCAACAATTGCCATTGCAtcttgataattttgtaacatatttCGTGGTGATCCAATAAACGTAGATGGAAGTATAACCATTTTCCCAATACGtccatttaaattattcgtcTAGTTTGCATATAATCTCTTAATCCTTGATATGTTTCAGTGCGCAATTCCTTTTGATGAGCTTTGCAATAATCTGTTCTAtccttttcaatttttacataaccATCTACAAGCCACTGTTGAAATAGACGACGtcctaataaaaaaacattaaattcatCACGAATAGCCAtgcgatatttaatatactgtCCCCGAGTTATtcgtttattactatttaattttgttaaatgacGATGCCATCCTTGAGTACCATATGGATAAAACAATGGATATATCCATGGTTCAACGTTTGGATCCATACTActaatattttgcaaagttTTGGTATTTCTATTACATACTGTTACATATGATTCTGGAATTTCTCCATCAGCAGTTGTACGAAAAACAGCAGCAACTTCATTAATTCTTTGAGCATTATATCGGCGTCGATCCATACCTGGTTTtaacgtaaataataattgtaattctgGCAACGATTCTCCAGATTCTATTTCTAATTGTTGTTGATTTTCTAATTCTTCACTCATCATTTGATAAGAGTgagcaaatatatttaattctcgCATTATACATTCAAGATTTTGTATGatttcaaaatctaaatttgaaatttcatTAAGACGATAATTTATTGCTTCATTAGAATCTACAATAAAAAGCTGACCGTAAGTAGGATTTTCATTTTGATCAGCATACAATGctgtattaatttgataataaatttggccatgtattttgaaacaatatggaCCAGGTCTCCTATTTCCAAAATTAACCAAATTAGCGTTAAATGACGCGAATGAAAATGAACTGTTGTAACTACGAATAtgttggaaaaaattatttgattttgcaTGACTACTATCAAATAAACAGCGAAGGAATTGTGGAAATTGGGGCAAAGGTTCTAAATGCACCGCACCATGATTACAACAATCATGAAATGAATTTcctttattagatattttttcagatGCAAAATGTTTTGCGTTACAATGAACACAAGACACGTCCATAGGACCAATATAATATTCAACTATCTCATTAATTAATGTTgcactattaatatttaaacgtgGCTGTTGTTTTTGTCGTGATCGATAATGGAATTGATATTCTGCACGTGGTCGATCTAATGGtataatatttgtagaattttCGCCAATTATTTCTTCATTCAATTCTATAACACGATTATCATGTATTGTATCGGAAGTACAAATAACTCGTTTGTGTGCTAAAGTAACATCTGAAGAATTTTCTCCAATTTCATCATTCAACTCTATTATACGATTATTATGTATTGTACCAGCAATACAAACATGAtttctacaattatttatttttgacatattttgacgacgacgacgttgaTACTCCGCGTGTTTTTCACGACGTCGTTGCTGAaactcctctttctcttctaaGGTACGCTCTACTTTACGTTTtgacattttacaaaaatatagacatacaataattaaaaaataaatataattcagttattaaaatacagtttttatatttactttttaaactttaatatatcgttaatatacgatatattattgctattattattattattttttaaacaatatatttatatttaatttaaatgctaatttaaatcatcatcatcatcattatcatcatcatcatcatcatcatcgtcgtcatcgtcatcatcattatcatcatcatcgtcaacatcatcattatcatcatcatcatcattattatcatcaacattatcatcatcaacattaatcataaatataattctttaaatatttatttttaaacatatattattaatacaatattatattctaatatatacataagactatttaaataatattaatatatataattattaaatttatataataattgatttatttaatgttataatatataatattttatattaatagtaataataaataatacaataatttaaacacaaataactaattatattaatattaatttacaataataataataataatttaatagatctTCGTAAACTAAAGTTCTTGTACTATCTTCGGGttcctgaaacaaaaaaaaattatatcagtattaatgtttttaatttaacaaataatgaaattattaaaattataactattgtaatataatataatataccgtagattgttaaaaaaaacaagtaaaattaaaacacacTTATGaactgtttaatatttaaactataCTATCATGTATACGGATATATACAAGATGTTTCATTTAACTCTGCTAACCTTTTTGTCTTTGCAAggtaaagaagaataaaaaatatatttaggcAAAAATTGTAAGTTGTGTCTGGAGATGTATAAATAATGGCTACGTTTATCAGAAAAAGTTACTTTGCAACTTTTGTAAcggttttttaatattggtttagacatataaatttagtgagaacccaccaaacaccaagttacatctaacgtgcctgttagttgtaatttccacgtgtgttatattacaattatattattgagtaggaaattacaactaacaagcacgttacatgtaactttgtgtttggtGGGAAACTAAGGGTAAGAATCAATCACATTAAAGAATCTTACAACAATTGCaaagttgtttttttattgaatatagccaatgttaaaagattaataaataaataaataatttttttttaattaaagaaattatattatgtaaaagaattacatggttccattaaaaaaatcctCAAATAACGTAAAGAATTCTTAAACtatatttcaagtatttttctttctaaattgtaatgtttcataaatttatataaaatataacaagaaTGCCTCAAGAAGTTCCATATATCATGATGAGAATTCGTGTAAATTTGTTCCAGCATTCAAGTAGGATTActctatgtaaataatatatactttagcAATTCACAAGGTAtagtttttaagaataaagagataattttaaaataattgttcttctataaatataatgatgaatataattaacCTAGGCAATATTTTGCAGTAATAttgctataatatttttttaactggaAAAGTGCATAtaatcattttctaaaaattaatttacaaaaaatttttattttatatgtaatgtgaATCATAGATCTTGTATTTTCAGTATTGGACAATATATACgaatattacagtaaaataatacaataaaacacaaatttaattgtaatagaaGACTCGAAATTCTTtacaaattctaaaaatatttttatttcttttcgcgaaatatttgtcataataaatttttgagaaatatttatacataaatttgatactaaaaatttatcaaaaattcttcggacattaatttctttaattttgtaaacattttttaaaattaattatctacaaACTTCTATTCAACCTGTATTATTTGTGATGATGTTTATATGacttaaaaaaactgttttaaattaatttcattgtttctctctctaacattttttatctaaatatatttttgattcaaTCTTATcctgtaataataaaagagtgacagagttaaatgatatatacatatatacacacttgtatacataaaacatacgcacatacatacattatacGCATACAAGCATATATTATAAAGCCATAGTAGTGTAAGTCACTTTTttcaaccacttttttttacatatttgccTGTGTAGACTGCATCTAtctataaactaaaaaaagttaaaaaagtaacTTACACTATTATGGCTTTAATTCCTccatatatgcatataaaacattaccggtcaaaagtttaagaatatatgaataattattcaatatgcTACtcttcttaaattaataataaatagatatttatatatttatatatttatatatttagatgttggaccgatttttttttaaagatagtaTACATCTGTACATacgtatacacatataaacataaatatatgcgcatgtattttattatcttagtTATTAAGGttacttacaattttttcaaggCAACGTTTTCTTCCTACACGTTTTGCATTAAGCTTAATTTTTGAATCAACTGCAGCATTTATTTTGATTCTTgcttctttgtttttaattgattatatttccATCGTTCACACTGGAACTACTGCAAAGCAATATGCATGTTTCGTAGTACgccaatttatattttctaaggCTCAAAAGACAATTTATtcactaataaattattaaaaaaatagtgtaatctaataaaataaaaatctataaaagtattaacgaCAAAATAAAAGAGCGAGAGAACGTGAGAGTACATGAGAGccagggaaagagaaagataaaatgaaaaaataacacaCCAAGCAAAAAAATGCGAGAAAGCAAATAATAAAGAGATGGAAAGAAATAACTTATCTTTTTCTGAATTCTTTATGCATAGTgccaaaaaatatacaaatgggtattttagatttatattttgatatgcgttaaattaattattgcattgtttattttagactTTGTTTTGTAGacttatgtattaaatattattgcatttagaacgtttttaaattaataaaatttgaatattatttaagcatttttttatttatggctTGTATTCAAAACGCGCTTAGAAAgatataagatttaatttaaaaaaataaaacgttaaaatttaaaaataaaaatacaaaattgttttaattctaattaaaattaaagatcaTTATTTTCACAGTTACTCGAAGAGAGTACGAGAAcaagaaagagtgagagaacGAGACAGCGAGAAAGCGAAACAGCGCGAGAGAAAGTGAGAAAACGATAAAGCAAGAAAGCGAGAGAACGCGAGATCACGAGAAAGTaaaagcgagcgagcgagcgaaagagagagagagagagagagagagagagagaaagaggatatgacaataaaatgaaaaaatgaaaCGGCAAACAAAAAATGCGAGGAAGCAAATCATAATGAAATGCAAAAAGATGTAACTTACCTTTCTCtgaattcttttctttcatcctctttttttaaaatttccttattttttctttctttccttccttttttcttttcttattttctttcttatttctttctttctttccttcttttcttctttctttttttcctttcttccttttcttcttccttccTTATTTCCTTTCTTAACTTTacactaaataaaattacaaagaatATTAGCGTCCTTATACGTATATCCTTAATCTTATTATGACTATACCTAAGAAACGAATGTCTCATATTTACGCAAGAAAGCTGAAAGATTGGCTTGTTGATCCTCactatttgtaaaataatttatattttgtctt
This genomic window from Monomorium pharaonis isolate MP-MQ-018 chromosome 8, ASM1337386v2, whole genome shotgun sequence contains:
- the LOC118647075 gene encoding uncharacterized protein LOC118647075; this encodes MDEDAYPYYRRRNNGSSFERPGGYVVDNRYLVPYCPILSIIFNCHINVEVVSSIKSVKYLYKYIYKGHDAAAITIEPVTENIIIDHDEIRDFIEARYVGPVEASWRILEKKLQDKSHTIMRLPVHLPNEQNIIIENGSDEDTITSALDQVTMLIDYFALNSRDEEAKQYLYIEIPCHYTFKKEKINGRNVSRWSKRKSHYNCVGRMYSVSPTQTELYHLRLLLLTVKGATSFENLRTVHGEICQSFSAACLALGLIENDDEWKRAINEAVGWMMPRQLRRLFVRILLHCQPLHPKELWESFKVAMSEDYIRHFGMIQGQKKAYAQINAMLCAEGKSLADFPQMEQLQENNEDDFMTLEQVMEIGTRQYNQLNKKQKEIIDLILNRLDNNSQNNNCFYIDGPGGSGKTFIYTTIYYLAKIRNKHVCTMAFTGIAATLLPAGKTVHKTFGLPVPLFADSSSSIKIQSKEAQYLKETDIYIWDEAPMAPRYALEIMDRTLRDIMNNDLPFGGKIIVLGGDFRQLIPIKIHGTRCEIVNLSIKFSYTWKNFVSFSLTENMRVLPKETDFAKFLLNMGDGLLNDSNDNIQLPDCCIASINADIVKDIYGDLIQNKEFNKMAKCAILSARNADVDEINKRVVELLDISEERIYTSIDNTKNCDDNGDIGKDLLPEYLNTLSPSSLPPYKLRLRPNCVIMLIRNLSINEGLCNSTRLMIIELADHLLKCKILTGDKVGDIVFLNRITLYCENVYPFTFKRRQFPIKLAFAMTINKSQGQTFDRVGIDLRKDVFNHGQLYVAFSRVRSWEALKVYLGSQRNNKQVKNYVYKEIYV